A stretch of DNA from Microlunatus sp. Gsoil 973:
TCGATGGTGCCGGGTGCCGTGGTCTGGCGGCAGGACAGTTCCGGCCCGGGAGAGGTGTTGCCCGACGGCTGCATGGACCTGCTGTGGATGGACGACACGATCATGGTCGCCGGCCCGGACACCATCGCCCATCCGGTGCACGGCGACGGGCGGGCCTATGTCGGCATCCGGTTCCGCTCCGGCACGCTGCCCGCGCTGCTCGGCGTACCGGCGGTCGAGCTTCGTGATCGTCGGGTTCGGTTGGCGGACCTGGTCGGCCCTCGGGTCGCCGATCGGGTCCGCGACCGGTTCGCCCGGTCCGACCATCCCGGCCGGGTACTCGAGGAGTACGCGGCCGACCTGATCGCCGAGCATGATCAGGACCGCCGCACGCCCGAACTGTTGGCGATGATCAGTTCCGGGTTGCCGGTGGCCGAGATCGGCCGTCGGATCGGCCTCGGCGAACGGCAACTGCACCGGCACGGCCTGCAGTACTTCGGTTACGGACCGGCGATGCTGCGCCGGATCCTGCGGCTCC
This window harbors:
- a CDS encoding helix-turn-helix domain-containing protein — its product is MAYRERASMVPGAVVWRQDSSGPGEVLPDGCMDLLWMDDTIMVAGPDTIAHPVHGDGRAYVGIRFRSGTLPALLGVPAVELRDRRVRLADLVGPRVADRVRDRFARSDHPGRVLEEYAADLIAEHDQDRRTPELLAMISSGLPVAEIGRRIGLGERQLHRHGLQYFGYGPAMLRRILRLQRAFALAESGRPAAMIAARAGYSDQAHLIRDCRALTGRSFGERVILAG